In one window of Janthinobacterium sp. 1_2014MBL_MicDiv DNA:
- the glcE gene encoding glycolate oxidase subunit GlcE: protein MQAIVEQFRQTILAASAARSPLRLRGGGTKDWYGQRLEGEVLDTRAYAGIIDYEPTELVITARCGTPLAEIEAALAARNQMLAFEPPHFGPGATVGGVVACALSGPRRASAGALRDFVLGAVLLDGHGERLAFGGQVMKNVAGYDVSRLLAGSLGRLGLILEVSLKVLPLPLRETTFRIACAEIAALRLLNEWAGKPLPISASCWHDGVLTVRLSGAEAAVSAALQSLGGEVLAPQDAAAFWSALREQTHDFFAGAGSLWRLSLPPHASAVILKGRQLIEWGGAQRWLKLDTDADDAGAQRIRQAVAAAGGHAALFRGGDKAVGVFQPLAPAIDAIHQRLRQAFDPAGIFNPHRMY, encoded by the coding sequence TTGCAAGCGATAGTGGAACAATTCAGGCAGACCATCCTGGCGGCCAGCGCGGCGCGCAGCCCCCTGCGCCTGCGCGGCGGCGGCACCAAGGACTGGTATGGCCAGCGGCTCGAAGGCGAGGTACTCGATACGCGCGCGTATGCGGGCATCATCGACTATGAACCGACGGAACTGGTGATCACGGCCCGCTGCGGCACGCCGCTGGCCGAGATCGAGGCGGCGCTGGCCGCGCGCAACCAGATGCTGGCTTTCGAGCCGCCGCATTTCGGCCCCGGCGCCACCGTGGGCGGCGTTGTCGCTTGCGCCTTGTCCGGTCCGCGCCGCGCCAGCGCGGGCGCGCTGCGCGACTTCGTGCTGGGCGCCGTGCTGCTGGACGGCCATGGCGAGCGGCTGGCCTTTGGCGGGCAGGTGATGAAGAACGTGGCCGGCTACGACGTCTCGCGCCTGCTGGCGGGGTCCCTGGGCAGGCTGGGCCTGATCCTGGAAGTGTCGCTGAAGGTGCTGCCGCTGCCGCTGCGCGAAACCACTTTCCGCATCGCGTGCGCGGAAATCGCCGCCCTGCGCCTGCTCAATGAGTGGGCCGGCAAGCCGCTGCCGATTTCGGCCAGCTGCTGGCATGACGGCGTGCTGACGGTGCGCCTGTCCGGCGCCGAGGCGGCCGTCTCGGCGGCGCTGCAGTCGCTGGGCGGCGAGGTGCTGGCGCCGCAGGACGCGGCCGCCTTCTGGAGCGCGCTGCGCGAGCAGACGCATGACTTCTTTGCGGGCGCGGGCAGCCTGTGGCGCCTGTCGCTGCCGCCGCACGCCAGCGCCGTGATCCTGAAAGGGCGCCAGCTGATCGAGTGGGGCGGGGCGCAGCGCTGGCTGAAACTTGACACCGACGCCGATGACGCCGGCGCGCAGCGCATCCGCCAGGCGGTGGCGGCCGCCGGCGGCCACGCCGCCTTGTTCCGTGGCGGCGACAAGGCCGTGGGCGTGTTCCAGCCGCTGGCGCCGGCCATCGATGCCATCCACCAGCGCCTGCGGCAGGCTTTCGATCCGGCCGGCATCTTCAACCCGCACAGAATGTATTGA
- a CDS encoding glutaredoxin family protein gives MQKKIKTVALYALILAAGLGSGYGLSLLPGLLKSNYTEGNYAAYFPNAQAKVVLYGTDWCGYCAKTRAYFKENKIDFVDLDIEKSPAAKKAHEELGGGGVPVVLIGNRKIQGFNTDALQAALKKI, from the coding sequence ATGCAGAAAAAAATCAAAACCGTCGCCCTGTATGCGTTGATCCTGGCAGCCGGCCTGGGCAGTGGCTATGGCCTGTCCTTATTGCCTGGCCTGCTCAAGTCGAATTACACGGAAGGCAATTACGCCGCGTATTTCCCGAATGCCCAGGCGAAGGTGGTGTTATATGGCACGGACTGGTGCGGTTATTGCGCCAAGACGCGCGCGTATTTCAAGGAAAACAAGATCGATTTCGTCGATCTCGATATCGAGAAATCGCCGGCAGCGAAAAAAGCCCATGAAGAACTCGGCGGCGGCGGCGTGCCCGTGGTGTTGATCGGCAACCGCAAGATCCAGGGTTTCAATACGGATGCCTTGCAAGCGGCGCTGAAGAAAATCTGA
- a CDS encoding TonB-dependent receptor plug domain-containing protein, with amino-acid sequence MSSILTLRQSVLAIGLAFGASAATPFAAAADTDEPAPQVLPEVRLQAERESVGEQRLDKRQIEAMNGIDGNITSLLRINPSVQFDNKQQASATQGELAPADISINGAKFYDNLYQMDGMSLNNDIGPNSSNPASNATPPSASQGFAVDTSLLCDVTVLDSNIGAEYGRFKGGVVKANTCAPTRKLAGQVSVESTRSAWMQYKLSDSQRESAANSATADLQPAFEKWTYRAALQGKVTENFSLIGSFIRKTSEIPLNGYGNGLQSASDANRKVQKRGSDNAFVRGFWTITPGVLADFSLMHAPSEGDYFIANTRNSSYHLKSGGNGINLGLTHPVGWLGNATAEHRLSWSKMDSSRDADATVWKAWRYSSDKNWGVKTGTGATGWASNEGGYGDIDQEQESAQYQGKLKWEPLALLGMSHTFQAGLELGTQRSRYQRNTTYEQYTASANTTTCNMLGGGVDTQYCSLATPWNAASNVRGQYLASRIIFYAGGYELSNKTRGAFLQDDVKAGDVRVRLGMRYDTDDLSPKSTVAPRLSAFWDVAGKGTTQVELGANRYYGRNFFNFYAQSKRLALQTSPQTRTLSGGLLKDWAAPVMASNWSWLKLGDMKVPYTDEKLLGISQQWGGVKWSAKRVLREGRDEMVYHVVSAANFYWDNVGRSDSKVWTLSAETMRPLRWGGSATQVQFGYDRTRTTSTHATYDDSLSDLTNELDKFIYYQGKFVRWADRPANNYNRPWTARLLLSTDMPAYRLKVDHFFRMRGPETNMVATGDALPFDGDVAKVYQDVSTSKSFTWDMRVQYALPKTGPGAGFVNLGIENVSNRSNPLFDANNGVVFEKGRQFTLELGYRF; translated from the coding sequence ATGTCTTCCATTCTTACCCTGCGCCAGTCCGTACTGGCCATCGGCCTGGCCTTTGGCGCCAGCGCCGCCACTCCCTTCGCCGCCGCAGCCGACACCGACGAACCCGCACCGCAAGTGCTGCCCGAAGTGCGCCTGCAGGCCGAGCGGGAGTCCGTGGGCGAACAGCGCCTGGACAAGCGCCAGATCGAGGCCATGAATGGCATCGACGGCAATATCACCAGCTTGCTGCGCATCAATCCCAGCGTGCAGTTCGATAACAAGCAGCAAGCGTCCGCCACCCAGGGCGAGCTGGCGCCGGCCGATATCAGCATCAACGGCGCCAAGTTCTACGACAATCTGTACCAGATGGACGGCATGTCGCTCAACAACGATATCGGCCCGAACAGCAGCAATCCCGCCAGCAATGCCACGCCGCCGTCGGCCAGCCAGGGCTTTGCCGTCGACACCAGCCTGCTGTGCGACGTGACGGTGCTCGATTCGAACATCGGCGCCGAATATGGCCGCTTCAAGGGCGGCGTGGTGAAGGCCAATACCTGCGCGCCCACGCGCAAGCTGGCCGGGCAAGTGTCCGTGGAAAGCACGCGCTCGGCGTGGATGCAATACAAGCTCAGCGACAGCCAGCGGGAAAGCGCCGCCAATTCGGCCACGGCCGATCTGCAGCCGGCGTTCGAGAAATGGACCTACCGCGCCGCGCTGCAGGGCAAGGTGACGGAAAATTTCAGCCTGATCGGCAGCTTCATCCGCAAGACGTCGGAGATTCCCCTAAATGGCTACGGCAATGGCTTGCAGAGCGCAAGCGATGCCAACCGCAAGGTGCAAAAGCGTGGCAGCGACAACGCCTTCGTGCGCGGCTTCTGGACCATCACGCCCGGTGTGCTGGCCGATTTTTCCCTCATGCATGCGCCATCCGAGGGCGATTATTTCATCGCCAACACCAGGAACAGCAGCTATCACCTGAAGAGCGGCGGCAATGGCATCAACCTGGGCCTGACGCATCCCGTGGGGTGGCTGGGCAATGCCACGGCGGAACACCGCTTGAGCTGGAGCAAGATGGACAGTTCGCGCGACGCCGATGCCACCGTGTGGAAGGCGTGGCGCTACTCGAGCGACAAGAACTGGGGCGTCAAGACGGGCACGGGCGCGACGGGCTGGGCCAGCAATGAAGGCGGCTACGGCGACATCGACCAGGAACAGGAAAGCGCCCAGTACCAGGGCAAGCTGAAGTGGGAGCCGCTCGCCTTGCTGGGCATGTCGCATACTTTCCAGGCCGGCCTGGAACTGGGCACGCAGCGTTCGCGTTACCAGCGCAACACCACCTATGAGCAATACACGGCATCGGCCAACACCACCACTTGCAATATGCTGGGCGGCGGCGTCGATACGCAGTACTGCTCGCTGGCGACGCCATGGAATGCGGCGTCGAACGTGCGCGGCCAGTATCTGGCATCGCGCATCATTTTTTACGCGGGCGGCTATGAACTGAGCAACAAGACGCGCGGCGCCTTCCTGCAGGATGACGTCAAGGCGGGCGATGTGCGCGTGCGCCTGGGCATGCGCTACGATACGGACGACCTGTCGCCGAAGTCCACCGTCGCGCCGCGCCTGTCCGCGTTCTGGGATGTGGCGGGCAAGGGCACGACGCAGGTCGAACTGGGCGCCAACCGCTACTATGGCCGCAATTTCTTCAACTTCTATGCCCAGTCGAAACGCCTGGCACTGCAGACCTCGCCTCAAACGCGTACCTTGTCGGGCGGCTTGCTGAAGGACTGGGCCGCGCCCGTCATGGCCAGCAACTGGAGCTGGCTCAAGCTCGGCGACATGAAGGTGCCGTACACGGATGAAAAACTGCTGGGCATCAGCCAGCAATGGGGCGGCGTGAAATGGAGCGCCAAGCGCGTGCTGCGCGAAGGCCGCGACGAGATGGTGTATCACGTGGTGTCGGCCGCCAATTTCTATTGGGATAACGTGGGCCGCAGCGACAGCAAGGTGTGGACCCTGTCCGCCGAGACCATGCGCCCGCTGCGCTGGGGCGGCAGCGCCACGCAAGTGCAGTTCGGCTATGACCGCACGCGCACCACCAGCACGCATGCCACTTACGATGACTCGCTGAGCGACCTGACGAACGAACTGGATAAATTCATCTATTACCAGGGCAAGTTCGTGCGCTGGGCGGACCGCCCGGCCAACAATTACAACCGGCCCTGGACGGCGCGCCTGCTGCTGTCGACCGATATGCCTGCGTACCGCCTGAAGGTGGACCATTTCTTCCGCATGCGGGGGCCGGAAACGAATATGGTCGCCACGGGAGATGCGCTGCCATTCGACGGCGACGTGGCGAAGGTCTACCAGGACGTTTCGACCAGCAAGTCCTTCACCTGGGACATGCGCGTGCAGTACGCGCTGCCGAAGACGGGGCCGGGCGCAGGCTTCGTCAACCTGGGCATCGAGAACGTCAGCAACCGCAGCAATCCCCTGTTCGATGCCAACAACGGCGTGGTGTTCGAAAAAGGCCGCCAGTTCACGCTGGAACTCGGCTACCGCTTCTAA
- the glcF gene encoding glycolate oxidase subunit GlcF, which produces MQTNLADFIKNTPAGDEAEAILRACVHCGFCTATCPTYQLLGDELDGPRGRIYLIKQVLEGAPVTVKTQTHLDRCLTCRNCESTCPSGVQYGRLVDIGRHVVEQRVQRPLRERALRFALKEALPRRWLFTPVYKAGQALRPLLSQGLQDKLRPGVKAGAWPVRQHARTMLLLDGCVQPAMSPNINAATARVLDALGVQLIVAPKAGCCGALRHHLNDQEAALDDMRRNIDAWWPYVESAEAIVMTASGCGATVKEYGHLLAHDASYAEKARRIAALTRDLSEIMPAFEDELVALLKDRIAQRVAYHPPCTLQHGQQIRGKVEQVLRAVGVDVRLCADSHLCCGSAGTYSILQPALSQQLRDNKLANLAACEPEMIVSANIGCLTHLQSGTETPVRHWIELIDAALTAVR; this is translated from the coding sequence ATGCAAACCAATCTCGCCGATTTCATCAAGAATACGCCGGCAGGCGACGAAGCCGAAGCCATCCTGCGCGCCTGCGTGCACTGCGGCTTTTGCACGGCCACCTGCCCCACCTACCAGTTGCTGGGCGATGAACTCGATGGCCCGCGCGGACGCATCTACCTGATCAAGCAGGTGCTCGAAGGCGCGCCCGTCACGGTCAAGACGCAGACGCACCTGGACCGCTGCCTGACCTGCCGCAACTGCGAATCGACCTGTCCGTCCGGGGTGCAGTACGGGCGCCTGGTCGACATCGGCCGCCACGTCGTCGAGCAGCGCGTGCAGCGCCCCTTGCGCGAGCGCGCGCTGCGCTTCGCCCTGAAGGAAGCCCTGCCGCGCCGCTGGCTGTTTACGCCCGTGTACAAGGCGGGCCAGGCGCTGCGGCCGCTGCTGTCGCAAGGCTTGCAGGACAAGCTGCGCCCGGGCGTGAAAGCCGGGGCATGGCCGGTGCGCCAGCATGCGCGCACCATGCTGCTGCTCGACGGCTGCGTGCAGCCGGCCATGTCGCCGAACATCAACGCGGCCACGGCGCGCGTGCTCGACGCGCTGGGCGTGCAGCTGATAGTCGCGCCGAAGGCCGGATGCTGCGGCGCGCTGCGCCATCATTTGAACGACCAGGAGGCGGCGCTGGACGACATGCGCCGCAATATCGACGCCTGGTGGCCCTACGTGGAGAGCGCGGAAGCCATCGTCATGACGGCGTCGGGCTGCGGCGCCACCGTCAAGGAGTACGGCCACCTGCTGGCGCATGACGCCAGCTATGCGGAGAAGGCGCGGCGCATCGCCGCCCTGACGCGCGATTTGTCCGAGATCATGCCGGCGTTTGAAGACGAGCTGGTGGCGCTGTTGAAAGACCGTATCGCACAGAGGGTGGCGTATCACCCGCCGTGCACCCTGCAGCACGGCCAGCAGATCCGTGGCAAGGTGGAGCAGGTGTTGCGCGCCGTCGGCGTCGACGTGCGCCTGTGCGCCGACAGCCACCTGTGCTGCGGTTCGGCCGGCACGTATTCGATCCTGCAGCCGGCCCTGTCGCAGCAGCTGCGCGACAACAAGCTGGCGAACCTGGCGGCGTGCGAGCCGGAGATGATCGTCTCGGCGAATATCGGCTGCCTCACGCATCTGCAGTCGGGCACGGAAACGCCCGTGCGGCACTGGATCGAGCTGATCGATGCAGCATTGACAGCCGTCAGATAG
- a CDS encoding FUSC family protein, with amino-acid sequence MLASRWLTGLHAYTDKLAQRRPLWMVTLAIDETNLSEGLRAACASSAMLLLGLLFDHPDFSWAAIGAFWTCLADAAGTRRMRFVSMLGFGLLSTVAGGLTALAAGHGLATAAIAVLLFSWAGALARIWGAATAQVAILAATACVVMVTHPLESMTQSAPFLGLYMVGCLFATVLSFTVWRIHPFGPSRRAIRAAYSRLASIARDNARFLEADAAQADVAAHGASYRSQARAALEAARVALAAVPPSRAGRSALYDNLLLALSDAERIFAYLIAVTHTCEREQQRLRQDPRARRSLEVMAVLLRRLGQAVQRRPETPPLDLQRRLAACGRRLEAALGALLPLRLNVEFMELGMPRARQLPWREAAFLALGQAWQTLKVNATPQSLSWRHAARVSLATTAGFLLVEALHIPFGYWATMATLLILQPSVSTTWPRGIERVAGSVLGAVLAVLIGLAVHTPLAISLVVFPLIVATMALRRVSYSLHVLFMTPAFVLVADYAAPASEMVYAMSRLGNNVLGCVLALLATFFLWPDREADDLDQRLAKAVSANLKYLLAVLAAGGRWDSAIARLRREAGLASNNAEQVLQRLRIERRLDRSSGVGLAALRTLPLLRRVAGSTARISLSPQAEPAMPELQQWITAVSAEIDALLRGEADVPAPAPCGGHGLTALQADAVAQVQLLRGLLREHLHAQLQSGEVAPAA; translated from the coding sequence ATGCTGGCAAGCCGCTGGCTGACGGGCTTGCACGCCTACACGGACAAGCTGGCGCAGCGCCGCCCCCTGTGGATGGTCACCCTGGCCATCGACGAAACCAATCTGTCCGAGGGCCTGCGGGCCGCGTGCGCCTCGAGCGCCATGTTGCTGCTGGGCTTGTTGTTCGACCATCCCGATTTTTCCTGGGCCGCCATCGGCGCCTTCTGGACCTGCCTGGCCGACGCGGCCGGCACGCGCCGCATGCGCTTCGTCTCGATGCTGGGCTTCGGCCTGCTGTCCACGGTGGCCGGCGGCCTGACGGCGCTGGCGGCCGGCCATGGCCTGGCGACGGCCGCCATCGCCGTGCTGCTGTTTTCCTGGGCCGGCGCGCTGGCGCGCATCTGGGGCGCGGCCACGGCGCAGGTGGCGATCCTGGCGGCCACGGCCTGTGTCGTGATGGTCACGCATCCGCTCGAATCGATGACGCAAAGCGCGCCTTTCCTCGGCCTCTACATGGTCGGCTGCCTGTTTGCCACCGTGCTCAGTTTTACGGTCTGGCGCATCCACCCGTTCGGCCCCAGCAGGCGCGCCATCCGCGCCGCATATTCGCGCCTGGCCAGCATCGCGCGCGACAATGCGCGCTTCCTCGAAGCTGACGCCGCGCAGGCGGACGTTGCCGCGCATGGCGCCAGCTACCGCTCGCAGGCGCGCGCCGCGCTGGAAGCGGCGCGCGTGGCGCTGGCCGCCGTGCCGCCATCGCGCGCCGGCCGCAGCGCCCTGTACGACAACCTGCTGCTGGCCCTCAGCGACGCCGAGCGCATCTTCGCCTACCTGATCGCCGTCACGCATACCTGCGAGCGCGAGCAGCAGCGGCTGCGCCAGGACCCGCGCGCGCGGCGCAGCCTGGAAGTGATGGCCGTGCTGCTGCGCCGCCTGGGGCAGGCCGTGCAGCGCCGGCCGGAAACGCCGCCGCTGGACTTGCAGCGCCGCCTGGCCGCCTGCGGACGGCGCCTGGAAGCGGCGCTGGGCGCCTTGCTGCCGCTGCGCCTGAACGTGGAATTCATGGAACTGGGCATGCCGCGCGCGAGGCAGCTGCCGTGGCGCGAAGCGGCTTTCCTGGCCTTGGGGCAGGCGTGGCAGACGCTGAAAGTCAACGCCACGCCGCAGTCGCTGAGCTGGCGCCACGCGGCGCGCGTGTCGCTGGCGACGACGGCCGGCTTCCTGCTGGTCGAAGCCTTGCACATCCCGTTCGGCTACTGGGCCACCATGGCGACCTTGCTGATACTGCAGCCGTCCGTGTCGACCACCTGGCCGCGCGGCATCGAGCGGGTGGCGGGCAGCGTGCTGGGCGCCGTGCTGGCCGTGCTGATCGGCCTGGCCGTGCACACGCCGCTGGCCATCTCGCTGGTGGTGTTTCCCCTGATCGTCGCCACCATGGCCTTGCGCCGCGTCAGCTACAGCCTGCACGTGCTGTTCATGACGCCCGCCTTCGTGCTGGTGGCCGACTATGCGGCGCCGGCCAGCGAGATGGTGTATGCCATGAGCCGCCTGGGCAACAATGTGCTTGGCTGCGTGCTGGCCCTGCTGGCCACGTTCTTCCTGTGGCCCGACCGCGAAGCGGACGACCTGGACCAGCGCCTGGCGAAAGCCGTGTCGGCCAATTTGAAATACCTGCTGGCCGTGCTGGCGGCGGGCGGGCGGTGGGATAGCGCGATCGCGCGCCTGCGCCGTGAGGCGGGACTGGCCAGCAACAACGCCGAGCAAGTGCTGCAGCGCCTGCGCATCGAGCGCCGCCTGGACCGCAGTAGCGGCGTGGGCCTGGCGGCCCTGCGCACCTTGCCGCTGCTGCGCCGCGTGGCGGGCAGCACGGCGCGCATCAGCCTGAGTCCCCAGGCCGAGCCGGCCATGCCCGAGTTGCAGCAGTGGATCACCGCCGTCAGCGCGGAGATCGATGCCTTGCTGCGCGGCGAGGCGGACGTTCCCGCACCCGCTCCCTGCGGCGGCCACGGCTTGACGGCCTTGCAGGCCGATGCCGTGGCGCAGGTGCAATTGCTGCGGGGATTATTGCGCGAACACCTGCATGCACAGCTGCAGTCCGGCGAGGTGGCACCAGCCGCATGA
- a CDS encoding FAD-linked oxidase C-terminal domain-containing protein: protein MLNAAPESGLNAARQQAVVAALLAVLPARCVLSDAEDTRPYECDGLAAYRQLPMVVTLPDTEEQVVAILRVCRELQVPIVPRGAGTGLSGGALPIADGVVLSTARLNRIVRLDAYARTAVVQPGVRNLAISEAAAPYALYYAPDPSSQIACSIGGNVAENSGGVHCLKYGLTVHNVLRVRVVTIAGDVLELGGECLDSPGLDLLAVFIGSEGMLGIVTEVTVKLIPKPATARVIMASFGDVVTGGNAVANVIAAGIIPAGLEMMDQTSSRMVEPFVKAGYDIDAAAILLCEADGTHEEVEEEIARMTAVLEGAGASAIAVSQSEAERMKFWSGRKNAFPAAGRISPDYYCMDGTIPRKKLAEVLTGIAQMEKTHGLRCANVFHAGDGNLHPLILFDANVPAEFERAEAFGADILALCVAVGGTITGEHGVGMEKINSMCVQFTRAELDAFFAVKRAFDPHTLLNPDKAIPTLNRCAEFGKMHVTAGRLPFANLPRF from the coding sequence ATGCTCAATGCCGCCCCCGAATCCGGATTGAACGCCGCGCGCCAGCAAGCCGTCGTCGCCGCCCTGCTGGCCGTGCTGCCGGCCCGCTGCGTGCTGTCCGACGCCGAAGACACGCGCCCGTATGAATGCGACGGCCTGGCCGCCTACCGCCAGCTGCCGATGGTGGTCACCCTGCCCGACACGGAAGAGCAGGTCGTCGCCATCCTGCGCGTCTGCCGCGAATTGCAGGTGCCGATCGTGCCGCGCGGCGCCGGCACGGGCCTGTCGGGCGGCGCCTTGCCCATCGCCGATGGCGTGGTGCTGTCGACGGCGCGCCTGAACCGCATTGTGCGCCTCGATGCGTATGCGCGCACGGCCGTGGTGCAGCCGGGCGTGCGCAACCTGGCCATTTCCGAGGCGGCCGCGCCATACGCGCTGTACTACGCGCCCGATCCGTCCTCGCAGATCGCCTGCAGCATCGGCGGCAACGTGGCGGAAAACTCGGGCGGCGTGCATTGCCTCAAATACGGCTTGACCGTGCACAATGTGCTGCGCGTGCGCGTCGTTACCATCGCTGGCGACGTGCTGGAACTGGGCGGCGAATGCCTCGACTCGCCGGGTCTCGACCTGCTGGCCGTCTTCATCGGCTCCGAAGGCATGCTGGGCATCGTCACGGAAGTGACGGTGAAACTGATACCGAAACCGGCCACGGCCAGGGTCATCATGGCTTCGTTCGGCGACGTCGTCACGGGCGGCAACGCGGTGGCCAACGTGATCGCCGCCGGCATCATCCCGGCCGGCCTGGAAATGATGGACCAGACTTCTTCGCGCATGGTCGAACCGTTCGTCAAGGCCGGCTACGACATCGACGCGGCGGCCATCCTGCTGTGCGAGGCGGACGGCACGCACGAAGAGGTGGAAGAGGAAATCGCGCGCATGACGGCCGTGCTGGAAGGGGCGGGCGCCAGCGCGATCGCCGTCTCGCAGTCGGAAGCCGAGCGCATGAAGTTCTGGTCCGGCCGCAAGAACGCGTTTCCCGCCGCGGGGCGTATCTCGCCCGATTATTACTGCATGGACGGCACCATCCCGAGAAAAAAACTGGCGGAGGTCCTGACGGGCATCGCGCAGATGGAAAAGACGCACGGCCTGCGCTGCGCGAACGTGTTCCATGCGGGCGATGGCAACCTGCATCCCCTGATCCTGTTCGACGCCAACGTGCCGGCCGAATTCGAGCGCGCCGAGGCGTTTGGCGCCGACATCCTGGCCCTGTGCGTGGCCGTGGGCGGCACCATCACGGGCGAGCACGGCGTGGGCATGGAAAAGATCAATTCCATGTGCGTGCAGTTTACGCGCGCCGAACTCGATGCCTTCTTTGCCGTCAAGCGCGCCTTCGACCCCCATACCTTGCTGAACCCGGACAAGGCGATTCCCACCTTGAACCGCTGCGCGGAATTCGGCAAGATGCACGTGACGGCGGGGCGCCTGCCGTTCGCCAACCTGCCCCGTTTTTAA
- a CDS encoding cytochrome-c peroxidase: MNIASHLKKTTFAVAALLAGGAGLMTSMDGRASDGVPASIACAADKGWDMACLRQRYAQPIAHWPRPQVADGVAPQEMAPVSALSPAQVAPQVAALGQRLFNDPRLSRSNAVACISCHSPAHSFADSKRTSVGHEGRLGQRNAPGLLGVGQLKPLFWDGRANTLEEQALGPLQHPDEMAMDVPALAAKLAALDDYPAQFDAAFGQGAGVTLPRILTALADYQRTVLPPVTRFDTFLEGQRTALNDRELLGLHLFRTKARCMTCHSGALLTDQQFHNLGLTYYGRKKYEDLGRYLVTGKDEDVGKFRTPGLRGVAQSGPWMHNGLFPQMVGLLNMYNAGMSRPVPQNAQQAADPKFPVTSPLLQRLQLTSEEIIALKSFLEAL, from the coding sequence ATGAATATCGCATCCCACCTGAAAAAAACCACCTTCGCCGTGGCCGCCTTGCTGGCGGGCGGCGCGGGCCTGATGACGAGCATGGATGGCCGCGCCAGCGATGGCGTTCCCGCCAGTATTGCCTGCGCGGCGGACAAGGGCTGGGACATGGCCTGTCTGCGCCAGAGGTATGCGCAGCCTATCGCCCACTGGCCCCGGCCGCAGGTGGCCGACGGCGTCGCGCCGCAGGAAATGGCGCCCGTCTCGGCCCTGTCGCCGGCGCAGGTGGCGCCACAGGTGGCGGCGCTGGGACAGCGGCTGTTCAATGACCCCCGCCTGTCGCGCTCGAACGCGGTGGCCTGCATCAGCTGCCACAGTCCCGCCCACAGCTTTGCCGACAGCAAGCGCACCTCCGTCGGCCATGAAGGAAGGCTGGGTCAGCGCAACGCGCCGGGCTTGCTGGGCGTGGGGCAGCTCAAGCCGCTGTTCTGGGATGGCCGCGCGAATACCCTGGAAGAGCAGGCGCTGGGTCCCTTGCAGCATCCGGACGAGATGGCCATGGACGTACCGGCCCTGGCGGCCAAGCTGGCCGCGCTCGATGACTATCCGGCGCAGTTCGACGCCGCCTTCGGCCAGGGCGCCGGCGTGACCCTGCCGCGCATCCTGACGGCGCTGGCCGACTACCAGCGCACGGTGCTGCCGCCCGTCACGCGCTTCGACACTTTCCTGGAAGGCCAGCGCACGGCCCTGAACGACCGCGAGCTGCTGGGCTTGCATCTGTTCCGCACCAAGGCGCGCTGCATGACGTGCCACAGCGGCGCCTTGCTGACAGACCAGCAATTCCATAACCTGGGCTTGACGTACTACGGGCGCAAGAAATATGAAGACCTGGGGCGCTACCTGGTGACGGGCAAGGACGAGGACGTGGGCAAGTTCCGCACGCCGGGCCTGCGTGGCGTGGCGCAATCGGGGCCGTGGATGCACAACGGCCTGTTCCCGCAAATGGTGGGTTTGCTGAACATGTACAACGCGGGCATGTCGCGCCCCGTGCCGCAAAATGCGCAGCAGGCGGCCGATCCGAAGTTTCCCGTCACGTCGCCCCTGCTGCAGCGCTTGCAGCTGACGTCCGAGGAAATCATCGCGCTGAAGAGCTTTCTGGAAGCCCTGTAG
- a CDS encoding cob(I)yrinic acid a,c-diamide adenosyltransferase translates to MGNRLSKIATRTGDNGSTGLGDGSRTSKDNVRIHAMGDVDELNSNLGLLLCEAMPDALRDELVAIQHDLFDLGGEICIPGYQLIKEEHVLRLDTLLAKYNADLPALSEFILPAGSRAASLAHVCRTVCRRAERSIVALANVETLHEHPRQYVNRLSDLLFVLSRVLNRFAGGSDVLWRHDRTRG, encoded by the coding sequence ATGGGCAACCGACTCTCGAAAATCGCCACGCGCACGGGCGACAATGGCAGCACCGGCCTGGGCGACGGCAGCCGCACCAGCAAGGACAATGTCCGCATCCACGCCATGGGCGACGTCGACGAACTCAATTCCAATCTGGGCTTGCTGCTGTGCGAAGCCATGCCCGACGCCTTGCGCGACGAGCTGGTCGCCATCCAGCACGACCTGTTCGACCTGGGCGGCGAAATCTGCATCCCCGGCTACCAGCTGATCAAGGAAGAGCACGTGCTGCGCCTCGATACGCTCCTGGCAAAATACAATGCGGACTTGCCCGCCCTCTCGGAATTCATCCTGCCGGCCGGCTCGCGCGCCGCCTCGCTCGCGCATGTGTGCCGCACCGTGTGCCGCCGCGCCGAGCGCAGCATCGTCGCGCTGGCCAACGTGGAAACCCTGCACGAGCATCCGCGCCAGTACGTGAACCGCCTGTCGGACCTGCTGTTCGTGCTGTCGCGCGTGCTGAACCGCTTTGCCGGCGGCAGCGACGTGCTGTGGCGGCACGACCGCACGCGGGGTTAA